The genomic region CAAAATCAGCATTTTGTAACAGCTTTTTAATTTCCAAAAATTTTTATTACTTTTTAATTAAGCTGAAAAATTTCCACAACTGAAAACTTTAACTAAAGCTATGTATCTTTATTCAAAGGTTACTAATTCAGTTTCTTCTATCGCCTTATTAACAAGTTCTTCAATATCTAATACAGCTTCTGACTTTCTCATTTGATCCAGTCTAGGTTTTGTTTTGGGATGTTTTGGTACAAATATTGTACAGCAGTCTTCATATGGAAGTATTGATGTGTCGTAAGTTCCTATTTCTCTAGCTATATCCATAATATCAGTTTTATCCATTGCAATTAAAGGTCTAAATACAGGTCTATCAGCACAATCTGTACTTACAATTAATCCTTCCATGGTTTGACTTGCAACTTGACCTATGCTTTCACCAGTTGAAACTGATTGAATCCCGTATTTTTCTGATAAGGCACAAGCTACTCTCATCATAAATCTTCTCATAAGGATTGTTAATTCATCTTCTCTACATTTTTCAATAATTGCCATTTGTATTTCTGTAAATGGAACTATATGAAGATTTACTTTTTCAGTATAACCTGAAAGTATTCTTGCCAATTCCTTTACCTTATCCTTTGCTCTTTCAGATGTATAAGGATGACTATGATAGTATACACAGTGAAGTTCCACTCCCCTTTTAGCCATTAAATAACCAGCAACAGGAGAATCTATTCCGCCTGATAACATAAGCATTGTGCTTCCATTAATTCCATATGGTAAGCCTCCTACACCCTTTATTTTATCTTTTGTTGTAAATATATAAGCCTTATCTCTAATTTCAACATTTACTACTAAATCAGGATTTTTTACTTTAACTTCTAATCCATTCATATGATAAACAATAAAACCACCAATTTCTTTTGAAGCTTCTATAGAATTCTTAGGAAAGGCCTTATTGGCTCTATTAGTTTCAACTTTAAAATTCTTAGGTGCTGCTTCCCTTACCTTTTTCAAAGCCTCTTCTTTAATAGCAGCCATATTGCTTTCCACTTGTGAAACTATGCAAACTTCAGAAATTCCAAAAACCTTTCTAATTCTATCTGCTGCTTCTTCTATATTCTCTGTTTTTATAAATTGTCTTCCTTGGTCTTCAACCATTTCAAAGTCAATATCTTTTAATTTCTTTTTAATATTGTCTCTTAATTTTCTTTCAAATTTATTTCTGTTTAAACCCTTTAGAAAAATTTCTGGTGCATATTTTACTAATATTAATTTATTCATTTTTTAACTCTCCTTAAAAACTTTAATGAACTTTTTAAAATTTCTATTACCTTGTCAATTTCATCTTTTGTATTAAATTTAGAAAAGGAAAATCTAATTGCACTTTCTACTTCATCTTTAGTCAATCCTAAAGATTTTATTACATAACTTCCTTTAACTGCACTTGTTTTTGAAGTACATGCAGATCCTGTAGCTACAAATATATTATTATCTTCTAATAAATGAAGTAATACTTCTGCTCTAACGCCAATAAAAGAAACATTTAATATATAAGGTGAAAAGTTTTCTCCCATAGAACTATTTATTCTAATATTATCTATTTCTTCTAATCTTTCAATCATATATTTCTTTAATGCTGCTACATATTTATAATTTTCTTCCCTGCTACTAAAGGTAATTTCAGCAGCTTTTTTAAATCCGATAATTCCAGGTACATTTTGAGTTCCTCCTCTAAAGCCTCCCTCTTGACTTCCACCACTTATTAAGGATTTAGGAATTATACCCTTTTTTATATATGAAAAGCCTATTCCCTTTGGACCATGTATTTTATGACTAGAGGCTGTCAATAAATCAATATTCATCTTTTTTACATCTATAGCTAACTTTCCATAAGACTGTACTGCATCCACATGAAATTTTGCCCTAGAACTATTTTCCTTTATTATTTTGCCAATAGCTTCTAAATCTTGAATAGCTCCCATTTCATTATTTACATGCATAATTGATACTAAAACTGTATCTTTAGAAATCGCTTTTTTTAATTCTTCCAAAGATATTTGCCCATTTTTATCAACCTGCAAATATGTAACTTTAACGCCTTCCCTTTCTAATTCATTATAAGTCATAAGAACAGAATGATGCTCAAAAGCTGTTGTAATAACATGATGTCCAGATTTTAAAAGCCCTTTAATAATTAAATTATTTGATTCACTTCCACCAGAGGTAAAATATATTTCCTCTTTTGAAGAATTTATTGTTCTAGCTAAAAATTCTCTTGCTTCATTTATTTTTTTTTCTGCCATTAAACCAATTTTATGAAGAGAAGATGGGTTGCCATAATATTCTTCCATTCCCATTGCAATTTCTTCTATAACCTCTTTATATGGTTTTGTTGTAGCACTATTATCTAAATATATATCCAAATTTTATCACCCCTGTATATCAGTTGGCAGTTCACAATTCACAATGCACAGTTATGTAAACTGTGAATTGCGCACTTTTACTTTAATTTTTGCTATATAAAATATAACAAACTTTTATTTAATTTACAAGAAAATAAAAGAAAAGGACTGATTTGTCCAGTCCCTTTCATTACCTTATCTTTTTGTTTTTGATCTAATTAGTAAATATGTGCTGTTTACTAAGAAGATCGTTCCAGAAAAGAATAATACTATTCCCCACTGAGCTAAATTTAATGCAACAGTATCAAAAACTCTTGCTAAGAATGGAATATATAATATGCAAGCAACCATTATCATTGAAATCATAACAGCCCCAACCAAATAAGGATTTGTAAATAATTTAATTTCA from Clostridium isatidis harbors:
- the thiI gene encoding tRNA uracil 4-sulfurtransferase ThiI, whose amino-acid sequence is MNKLILVKYAPEIFLKGLNRNKFERKLRDNIKKKLKDIDFEMVEDQGRQFIKTENIEEAADRIRKVFGISEVCIVSQVESNMAAIKEEALKKVREAAPKNFKVETNRANKAFPKNSIEASKEIGGFIVYHMNGLEVKVKNPDLVVNVEIRDKAYIFTTKDKIKGVGGLPYGINGSTMLMLSGGIDSPVAGYLMAKRGVELHCVYYHSHPYTSERAKDKVKELARILSGYTEKVNLHIVPFTEIQMAIIEKCREDELTILMRRFMMRVACALSEKYGIQSVSTGESIGQVASQTMEGLIVSTDCADRPVFRPLIAMDKTDIMDIAREIGTYDTSILPYEDCCTIFVPKHPKTKPRLDQMRKSEAVLDIEELVNKAIEETELVTFE
- a CDS encoding cysteine desulfurase family protein; translated protein: MDIYLDNSATTKPYKEVIEEIAMGMEEYYGNPSSLHKIGLMAEKKINEAREFLARTINSSKEEIYFTSGGSESNNLIIKGLLKSGHHVITTAFEHHSVLMTYNELEREGVKVTYLQVDKNGQISLEELKKAISKDTVLVSIMHVNNEMGAIQDLEAIGKIIKENSSRAKFHVDAVQSYGKLAIDVKKMNIDLLTASSHKIHGPKGIGFSYIKKGIIPKSLISGGSQEGGFRGGTQNVPGIIGFKKAAEITFSSREENYKYVAALKKYMIERLEEIDNIRINSSMGENFSPYILNVSFIGVRAEVLLHLLEDNNIFVATGSACTSKTSAVKGSYVIKSLGLTKDEVESAIRFSFSKFNTKDEIDKVIEILKSSLKFLRRVKK